One Acropora palmata chromosome 2, jaAcrPala1.3, whole genome shotgun sequence genomic window, TCGTCTGCATCTGTTTGTAAGTCATCAAACACACCGTCGTTTTCGTCGTACGCGATCGTGTTGTCGCCAGTATCATCAATCTCAAGGGAAAGATCATGTTCAGCTGAAACAGTTGCGCTTTCACATTCTTTCATAGCATGATAGCACTTCAGCTGCTTACTAGGATTTTCTTGGTCTGCAAATGGCGTGTACGTTCGTTTCGTCCTTCCGGCAGTTTTTCTGTAGTAATACCGAAGCTGTTTAGAGGTTTTTCTTGTCTGTGGTTCTCTCGTTTTACCACTCTCTACCTGATATTCTGCATCACTATCTGAACTTAACGACGAATCTCCGTGGCTTGAAGAATCATTGCAATCACccattttggctatttttgtTGAAGGAGTTTGCTTGCGATCAATTTCTTTGAACGGGCAACATGTAATAATAAACcttttttgattttcttgtttgactCGGGGTGATGGGTTAATCTGATTAATGTACGTGTATGTCATCTGTGAAGTACGGATGCACGAAAGGGAAATTACTGCAGTCACGAGATGGAAATGTTACGCTTTTCCTGCCAATTCACTGAACAAGCTGTGCGCTCATTTCTACAGATATCAAAATCAGAAAATCGTTCCTTGTAGAGCTTTTAGATTAGTGTTTTTAGCGAGCATCCACTGTCCTTTACAAACCCGTGACAATTACATCAGGTCCTGCCTCTTCTGAGGTATTAAATGTCATTCATTTGATATCCCATGGGTAACATCACGAATAACCGAAAGGTCATTAAAAATATTCTAACTTCGCCAAGGCGCGAGATTTGAACAACTCATCCTCGGAGTGCTCTTTGACGTTTTCTAACATTCGATAATTCGTtacttttgctttaaaaaatggCGATGTACTATGCCGTAGAGTTTCCTTCGGAAGATGGAAAGTCGAAGGGGCCGCATATTGTGCCCGAAAACAACGTTAAGGTGGAAAACGGTCAAACAAAAGTCCTTTGGAGTGTCGTTAACGAGAATGGTGACCTGATGGAGGAATATTTTGAGGCCACGAATCTGAAGAAAGGTTCTAGGAGGGACTGCGGAGAATTCATCGACCACCTCAAAAAATCAAGGGAAAAAGCTGACATTAGTAACAAGGAGGGCCGATGTCgcaaaaagccaacaaaactGAAGGATTACGAGGACCTGGAAAACCTGAATTCGCCACCCTTGAAAAAGCCAAGAAAGACTCTCTGTGATGAATCTTGGAATGATTTTTGTGTTAATTCAGTAGAAGAGTCAGACGAGGATGACGTCGAGATGTTAGATGGAAATGAGGTTCTAGCACGCTGGGAGGAAAAGGCGGCCAAGAAACAAACCAACGTTTTTTCCCGCCAGAATAAGAACAAAGAGAGGTCACAAAGTAGATCAAGTTCGAAGCCTAAGAAAGCTAACAAGCCATTGAGAGCATCGGAAAGCACGGTTAAGAATGCAGGCAAGAAAGCAAGAGAAGAAACTTTCTACTCCCAGTCTTCTGAGATCGGTAAAAGCTTGGCTCTGGAGATGAGAGTGGTTCGACACGGGCTCAACGGAAGTGAACCTGTGGAGTTCAAAGTTTCCTTTCCCCGCCATTCAACGTATGGAATGCTCCGTACGCAACTGTCCCAAATGACGGGAATATTGCCAGCCGATCAGCTCATAATTATCAAGGGAGAAGAGTGGATCATGGAGGACTGCGAAGTGATTACTGAAGTTTGGTCCCCAGAAGACTTGGTAGCAGTATGCGAAAAAGGAACCAAATTAGACGGTAAGGACTGACTTAAACTAGGCTGCAATTAGAAGATGTTGATATGCATTTTTTTAGAGTAATATGTGTATCATTGCagtgttatttttattcatttatttttttcactgctAGGCGCAAATCAGTCTTGCGGTATAGCCAACTAGCTGTCATTTGGAAAGCATTATGggcaaattaaaataactttagtAGTTTCTTACAGTCTTTGCATTCGAgtgttggtttgtttttccttttttcagtgCCGAGTGGTGTGGAGAACAACAGAGAAACAAACTGGGGGGAAGACACTCCATTCAATCAGGAGAAAATTGGAGACGTACAAGGTGAGAATTTACCAGAGCAACGTGCATTgtttgaaacaacaacaaaaaaatctgACAGATGATCAAGAAAACGTATGGTCCATACACTTTAATAACTGTTAGGCTGGACTTTCTGTGCCTTTGTTATCTAGAAATGTGTTTCTACAAATACATAAAACTTTCAGGAAATGCGTGTATTAGGTTGCCGGAGTTTTCTCTAGAATACAAACGCTTAATTTCAAACTAATTGGTCAACAGGTTAAACGTTACCTTattaaaagtggcaaaaagCAGCAGTTGCTACATCTGAGCTTACTTTAGATCAACAACCCAGTATACCTATGTCAAACGATAAAAATAAGGAGTTTATGTTGTTTACCTTGTCTCGAAAATATGTTGGAATAACacattatattttaaattttcatgacATTACAGCAATCACAACACACCAGGATAAAGCTGGAGCTCACAAGGACAAAATGGCACCCGCTAGTAAATGCTCAGGTATGATACCCTCTTTGAACTACCTACAAGGTTTTTTTGAAAGCCCAATAGCTCCTTACAATTGTATTTTCGAAAAAATGACGACTTTCTCGTTTTAGAACTTTTTGTCATTGCACAGTGTCGAGGTTGTCTCCTGAAATAATATCACGTAACAGCCACCAAGTGTCCAAAACAGTCGAGTCGACCTTCCTGcaaaaaattccaaacttCCCCCTACTTTTCAACAGCTGCAAAGCGAACTTcttcaataaacaaacaaaaaagaaacgaattgATGTCAACGTTGAGACTCCCGCAAGTTCAAGGACCACATGGTTGTAGAATCGACGACATTTTTTAGATTAACCGGGTTTCACGCTTGACTGTTCAGAAAACAAGACCACAGTTACCGTGCCAAAATTTGTGTGACCCTGCATAGTTAAATAAACTAACTTTCATTGGGAATTAGAGTTGGTAAGTAGTATCCTACTTCAGTTGTTAGAGTGGAATTCAGTGCAAGGGGCTTTACATGATGTCCGGTTTTTGCTTATTTTCCAGGTATTGATCTGGAAGAGAGAATGAAGAACCTCGAGTGTCAGATGTCACTGATGGCCGACGACATTAAGAACATGACCGCACTCATAAGGAATTTTGTGAGCTGTAAAGCGTGTATCAAAAAGCTTTACAAGGCAACGCCAGAACCAGAGAAGCTGTGCCCTGTCCTTACACCAGTGGTAAAAGCAGTTCCAGACCCAGCTGGAAAACGTCTCTTTACGACCCCTGCACCAACTGTGACAGCTAACGAGTGCTCAAAAAAACTGCCAGACCATGCAAAAGATACTAGCACTTCACCAACGTCGCTGAAGCATAGGAATGTTTCAGATGAAAATCCGAATGGAACACCTCCAAATGGTGTTTTAATCGGGTCTTCCAGCCGAGGTGTCTATGTCAAAAAGGATAAATTGGAGCTAATCAAAACGAACTTGCCAAAACGATTTGCTCTCAAATTGTTTGAACTGGTGTTTAGGAGAGAAGAAGCAAAGGACGGAAGTGTCGAGGGAAAGGGGGAAAAGCTGTCCCGACTGGATCCCAACCGGGTTGCAGCTATCCAAGAGGAAACAGAAAGACGATTTGCCCAAGACAACACCTATGCGTGGCCTGAGATTAAGAAGGCAATAGACGAAAAGTGCAGAATGGTCCGCAATAACCGGTGTTTCGTTTGGGGAGGAGTGAATGTCAATGCAAACACTGACTAGGGCATCGTATTCCGTGATGAAAGCAACATTCAGATAAGAAACTAATTATAGGAGACTCAATCCGTTTACGATTATTATTTTAACGTGATTCACCTTTTCCTGTGTTGCTATGTATAATAAACGTGTACTTGCAGTTTTGATACATACTGATAACTGAAGTGTTAATATCTCTGACCGTACTTCTATTGTTATTGAATTAGAGTGTGATTATTAGTGTTAGTATTATCTACGGCTACAgtgaattaaatttaaaacccAGTGATTAACGCTgatgtcattatcattttaGTGTATTTACGCCACCGTGATTTCGAGCGTAATCACGGGTATCGGCTAATCAAGGTGTGATTATTCGTGCTCACATTACGGTTATTCAGATCACAAGTGCAAAGTTTTTCCCACTGATTGCGCTTTGTTATCACGCCGATACTTTCTACCGTGATCACAGCGTTATCAGTCAAAAGTTTTCTGATCACGACTAGTTTTTTCGCTGTGATGACGGCGTGATCACACCGTGATCACAGTCAAACGTTTCTTGCCACGACTACCAAAGTTGTTTCTGTGATCACGCCGTGATCACAGCGTGATCACGGTCAAACGTTTCTCGCCAAGACTACTAAAGTTTTTTCTGTGATCACGGGTCAAAAGTTTTTACCCGTGATCACGCATTGTGATCACGCCCGTGATCACACTGTGATCACGCCTATATTTTTACTGGGGTTGTCAGCTATCTcccaccatggttttcctaaataatttatccaaaagtatcatcaatgaagaggccactatattatttcaagttttcaaatggagcaccaacggttttctttgcaattaatttatcttaaacaatctgatagggactaagtctggtaagatatctgattaatatgacattgttcatgatcacttcatttttgtagatgcttaataattgcatgaaagtagtgtggaggacacaaagggtaactttgatagcaagcagaaccctctgagtcgtacacatgatcttaaaacaatgacagactaaggtcttagaagacattaagacaagcactgtctaccaatgaatgggagagagacaaaagatgacagccactcttataacaattatcagagagccattaaatcaatgaagTTAAGCGCAtctgttcattctcaaaaacccacaagaaatttgtaaagcatcactttaacaacaactacaacacagcaaatgaactaatacTTATATAGATCTAGGATGTGACCTGTTAATAacaatgggtggagaaggtgacctcttctgaagtacttagcaattttttgcatcaagtgaaaagatctctctcttacTAAATTTTTGCCATGGAAAACCTTGTAAACtacttgtggaccaatggagattaaatgccagttagaatacagtggcttaagtaaacccaaaaactcagttgccaatgacaactactgaaggccACCCACAACACCACATCATGCAGTTACATgcacacccaaaagacatggtctcgcacaaaagctgctgctccaatttaagacctaaaaccagaccaaaaagatgtccCTCCTATAAGAGTGTTTAGATGTACTCACAGTCTTTGTAAAAATCGTCACTGAAATGATCATTCTGTACTATAAAGTCcctcagagggacctgttggctaccttttgcttcatcaagattgatttcatcatgaagtaatgtggaaaaaacaccttcattgcatctcacagaaaatctttctgacatctggggacagtgatataaagggtttactggattatgtcatgcattacataataatatatatagttttaaaaaatcaacctccaaatcagatgtagtagtttctcaatcataccttctctacaataatttattaatataattaaattttcattcataagcATCAAACATAGTTATATAACAGTCTCATCACTGTCTAGtatacatctctaatttgtgtgcattacaCAGACATATGtcttattaagttgacccagcccttttgttggttgttttccaaTATCTTttactgcaatgtcatatgaggtaatgctaacaaaatttataacaactttaaacattacgatcatgcctaattcagtgctttactgtatgttaacaaaatttacaacaacttaaaacattaggatcataactaattgagagctttatttagtttgaactagctgaccagcatgcatattcctcaatgcatgacagaaaggccttgtcaaccaaggctcaaatccaatttctttttaactttcctattaaaaacaattggggatgcattacaaagacatcctaatcatagaggcaattaatgtttcaatcaaaacatgcataaccagcttagttgctaaaagatcttgtcagctatctcccaccatggttttcctaaataatttatccaaaagtatcatcaatgaagaggccactatattatttcaagttttcaaatggagcaccaacggttttctttgcaattaatttatcttaaacaatctgataaggacttaaagtctggtaagatatctgattaatatgacattgttcatgatcacttcatttttgtagatgcttaataattgcatgaaactagtgtggaggacacaaagggtaactttgatagcaagcagaaccctctgagttgtacacatgatcttaaaacaatgacagactaaggtcttagaagacattaagacaagcactgtctaccaatgaatgggagagagacaaaagacgacagccactcttataacaattatcagagagccattaaatcaatgaagTTAAGCGCATCTGTTCATTCTCAGaaacccacaagaaatttgtaaagcatcactttaacaacaactacaacacagcaaatgaactaatacTTATATAGATCTAGGATATGACCTGTTACTAacaatgggtggagaaggtgacctcttctgaagtacttagcatttttttgcatcaagtgaaaagatctctctcttacTAAATTTTTGCCATGGAAAACCTTGTAAACtacttgtggaccaatggagattaaatgccagttagaatacagtggcttaagtaaacccaaaaactcagttgccaatgacaactactgaaggccACCCACAACACCACATCATGCAGT contains:
- the LOC141873658 gene encoding uncharacterized protein LOC141873658 encodes the protein MAMYYAVEFPSEDGKSKGPHIVPENNVKVENGQTKVLWSVVNENGDLMEEYFEATNLKKGSRRDCGEFIDHLKKSREKADISNKEGRCRKKPTKLKDYEDLENLNSPPLKKPRKTLCDESWNDFCVNSVEESDEDDVEMLDGNEVLARWEEKAAKKQTNVFSRQNKNKERSQSRSSSKPKKANKPLRASESTVKNAGKKAREETFYSQSSEIGKSLALEMRVVRHGLNGSEPVEFKVSFPRHSTYGMLRTQLSQMTGILPADQLIIIKGEEWIMEDCEVITEVWSPEDLVAVCEKGTKLDVPSGVENNRETNWGEDTPFNQEKIGDVQAITTHQDKAGAHKDKMAPASKCSGIDLEERMKNLECQMSLMADDIKNMTALIRNFVSCKACIKKLYKATPEPEKLCPVLTPVVKAVPDPAGKRLFTTPAPTVTANECSKKLPDHAKDTSTSPTSLKHRNVSDENPNGTPPNGVLIGSSSRGVYVKKDKLELIKTNLPKRFALKLFELVFRREEAKDGSVEGKGEKLSRLDPNRVAAIQEETERRFAQDNTYAWPEIKKAIDEKCRMVRNNRCFVWGGVNVNANTD